A region of Candidatus Wallbacteria bacterium DNA encodes the following proteins:
- a CDS encoding DUF4395 family protein, whose translation MTENKVMVSRGGFLFCRWTVAVILWCAFFLRSRELVILSCAILALSALLKIRKAPLVWIYTMTLGKLFQSSLEELDESAMRFAHSFGTVLHLIAISLLYLPNPRAGWLLVLILCFGKTAGAMGFCTALKIYGCLKSGGCCRFTGK comes from the coding sequence ATGACGGAAAATAAAGTGATGGTTTCAAGGGGAGGGTTCCTTTTCTGCAGATGGACTGTGGCAGTAATACTCTGGTGCGCGTTTTTTCTGCGGAGCAGGGAACTGGTGATTTTGTCCTGCGCGATTCTTGCTCTGTCAGCACTGCTCAAGATCAGGAAAGCTCCTCTGGTCTGGATTTACACGATGACACTGGGAAAATTGTTCCAGTCTTCTTTGGAAGAGCTGGACGAATCCGCAATGCGTTTCGCGCATTCCTTCGGCACAGTGCTGCATCTGATCGCGATTTCATTGCTCTATCTGCCAAACCCCAGGGCCGGCTGGCTGCTGGTGCTGATCCTATGCTTCGGTAAAACCGCAGGAGCCATGGGATTCTGCACAGCCCTGAAGATTTACGGCTGCCTGAAGAGCGGCGGCTGCTGCAGATTTACCGGCAAATGA
- a CDS encoding DUF4160 domain-containing protein, with protein MSPTIFRNKGYRFYFLSNEENRIHVHVTCENGEAKFWLEPIISLAVYHELNPGKLKEIQKIIEEHKSEIISAWQEHFGKR; from the coding sequence ATGAGTCCGACAATTTTCAGGAATAAGGGATACAGGTTCTATTTCCTGTCGAACGAGGAGAACAGGATCCATGTTCACGTTACCTGTGAGAACGGGGAAGCCAAATTCTGGCTGGAGCCGATCATTTCCCTTGCTGTCTACCATGAATTGAACCCGGGAAAATTGAAAGAGATCCAGAAAATCATTGAGGAGCACAAGAGTGAAATTATCAGTGCCTGGCAGGAGCATTTCGGTAAGCGTTGA
- the nrdR gene encoding transcriptional regulator NrdR, which yields MKCPYCKSDDTRVIETREIDNNYEIRRRRECPTCSRRFTTREKLEGVVKMVVKNDGRREEFSSQKLRHGLQRACEKRPISAEAIESIVSGVEQEVFLLPQKEVDSRFLGKMVMEALKRLDDVAYIRFASVYKQFKDVTEFAVEIENIKKGRGKERSRQV from the coding sequence ATGAAATGTCCTTACTGCAAATCCGACGATACCAGGGTAATCGAAACCAGGGAAATCGACAACAACTATGAAATCAGGCGGAGACGCGAGTGCCCTACCTGCAGCAGGCGCTTTACCACACGAGAAAAACTGGAAGGGGTGGTGAAAATGGTGGTAAAGAACGACGGCAGGAGAGAAGAATTCAGCTCGCAGAAGCTGCGTCATGGGCTTCAGCGTGCCTGCGAGAAAAGACCGATCTCTGCAGAAGCGATCGAGAGTATAGTTTCCGGGGTGGAGCAGGAAGTTTTTCTGCTGCCCCAGAAAGAAGTGGACAGCAGATTCCTGGGGAAAATGGTGATGGAGGCCCTGAAACGGCTGGATGATGTGGCATATATCAGATTTGCCTCCGTTTACAAGCAATTCAAGGATGTAACTGAATTCGCAGTTGAAATTGAAAACATCAAAAAAGGAAGAGGAAAGGAAAGGAGCCGTCAAGTATGA
- a CDS encoding DUF2442 domain-containing protein, giving the protein MKLSVPGRSISVSVENVTPFGIWLFADLKEYFLSYAEFPYFKDQTLKSILNVTLTHGYHLYWPELDVDLEIDNLENPGKYPLQSFTKQQVAVCSAKSSRKKAV; this is encoded by the coding sequence GTGAAATTATCAGTGCCTGGCAGGAGCATTTCGGTAAGCGTTGAAAACGTGACACCTTTCGGTATCTGGCTTTTTGCCGACCTGAAAGAGTATTTTCTCAGCTATGCAGAGTTTCCTTATTTCAAGGACCAGACACTGAAATCAATCCTGAATGTAACCCTGACGCACGGATATCATCTGTATTGGCCTGAACTGGATGTTGACCTGGAAATCGATAATCTCGAAAACCCCGGGAAATATCCCCTGCAATCATTTACAAAACAGCAGGTGGCAGTTTGCAGCGCTAAGTCATCCCGAAAAAAAGCGGTCTGA
- a CDS encoding DUF5706 domain-containing protein has protein sequence MNCPDAPLRETIFRIFLNLQDMVKYAEAKNSAVAASAGAIVLLIYQKLGFTTWPQLLFSTGYCLIVLALVLSFWSFFPVINNPPSLKSAPGTDSRERNLFLFSEIASFPEFASFEQAIVKKYYGSEALSPLDRDILIGVYANACIAHKKFRFFRYALLLFLSGILLLVISGPLL, from the coding sequence ATGAATTGCCCTGACGCACCTCTACGCGAGACGATTTTCAGGATTTTCCTGAATCTCCAGGATATGGTGAAATACGCTGAAGCCAAGAATTCGGCAGTGGCGGCTTCAGCCGGCGCGATCGTGCTCCTGATCTATCAGAAACTGGGATTCACAACCTGGCCGCAGCTTCTGTTTTCCACAGGCTACTGCCTGATTGTGCTGGCCCTGGTCCTGTCTTTCTGGTCATTCTTTCCTGTGATCAACAATCCGCCCAGCCTGAAAAGTGCGCCAGGCACAGACAGCAGGGAGCGCAACCTGTTCCTTTTCTCTGAAATCGCCTCTTTCCCTGAATTCGCCTCTTTCGAGCAAGCTATTGTGAAGAAATATTACGGATCAGAGGCTTTGTCTCCCCTGGACAGGGACATTCTGATCGGAGTTTACGCCAATGCCTGCATCGCACACAAGAAATTCCGCTTCTTCCGCTACGCCCTTCTCCTCTTCCTCTCAGGCATCCTGCTGCTCGTAATCAGCGGCCCGCTGCTCTGA
- a CDS encoding isoprenylcysteine carboxylmethyltransferase family protein, translating to MPNNPAVMLLLLKERFLTGDIYVKIDIIAALIVVICAWLIIVSVFMNFMDAQKADKVRHEKKHLVATASMSLFYLFYYLLLRFQIGGFRIADPMLRLTLIFIGLTVLITGTAVNLLGRLSLGHNWGDQIRIYHGHQLVNRGVYRLVRHPLYASLIWIFYAGCLIYPNYAGFLANTAVFLPMMFYRARQEEEILIREFPEYINYQKEVGMFMPIFRRRNDGK from the coding sequence ATGCCGAATAATCCCGCAGTTATGCTCCTGTTACTCAAAGAGCGATTCCTGACCGGTGACATTTACGTAAAAATTGATATCATTGCTGCCTTGATTGTCGTGATCTGCGCCTGGCTGATCATTGTCTCAGTTTTCATGAATTTCATGGATGCCCAGAAAGCTGATAAAGTACGCCATGAAAAGAAACACCTGGTAGCAACTGCCAGCATGAGCCTGTTTTATCTGTTTTATTATCTGCTGCTCCGCTTCCAGATCGGCGGTTTCCGGATCGCGGACCCGATGCTCCGCCTGACTCTCATCTTCATTGGCCTGACTGTTCTGATCACAGGCACTGCTGTTAATCTTCTGGGAAGATTGTCTCTGGGTCATAACTGGGGGGATCAGATCAGGATTTATCACGGCCATCAGCTGGTCAATCGCGGAGTTTACAGGCTGGTCAGGCATCCGCTGTATGCTTCGCTGATCTGGATTTTTTACGCGGGCTGCCTGATTTATCCGAATTACGCGGGTTTCCTTGCCAATACTGCCGTATTTCTGCCCATGATGTTTTACAGGGCCAGGCAGGAAGAAGAGATCCTGATCCGGGAATTTCCAGAATATATAAATTATCAAAAGGAGGTCGGCATGTTCATGCCCATTTTCAGGAGGCGCAATGACGGAAAATAA
- a CDS encoding alpha/beta hydrolase, with the protein MKISIKRIIRSIVEIIVVTYLISACFLYFFQDKLLFLTTREMYSTTPAIHGIEYKDVYFKTKDGLKLHGWFITGKSENPYLLFCHGNAENVSGLLESALQFYQLGLNVLFFDYRCYGKSEGKTISETGTYLDAEAAWDFMVNELKIPSDKIIIFGRSLGGAVATKLASERTCEALIVESGFYSATERAAELYKWYPIKWMIRNPYESGKNLRSIKCPVLIIHSPDDEIIPFHHGQELFAAANEPKRFLTLKGDHNNGYWIYQEIYLAGIKQFLVEFNLMNFRAAGR; encoded by the coding sequence ATGAAAATATCGATAAAAAGGATAATCCGCTCTATAGTCGAAATCATAGTTGTCACCTACCTGATCAGCGCTTGTTTTCTGTATTTTTTCCAGGACAAGCTCCTTTTTCTGACCACCAGGGAAATGTACAGCACCACTCCTGCAATCCACGGCATTGAGTACAAAGACGTTTATTTCAAGACAAAGGACGGGCTGAAGCTGCACGGCTGGTTCATCACCGGAAAATCAGAAAATCCGTATCTTCTTTTCTGCCACGGCAATGCGGAAAATGTCTCAGGACTGCTGGAATCAGCCCTGCAGTTTTACCAGCTCGGCTTGAATGTGCTTTTCTTTGATTATCGCTGCTACGGCAAAAGTGAAGGAAAGACAATCTCCGAAACAGGCACTTACCTGGATGCTGAGGCTGCCTGGGATTTCATGGTGAATGAATTGAAAATCCCGTCTGATAAGATCATCATTTTCGGCAGGTCGCTAGGTGGAGCAGTAGCGACAAAACTGGCAAGTGAGCGGACCTGCGAAGCCCTGATCGTGGAATCAGGATTTTATTCGGCAACTGAGCGGGCAGCTGAACTCTATAAATGGTATCCGATAAAATGGATGATCAGGAATCCTTACGAGTCAGGCAAGAATCTCCGCAGCATCAAATGTCCGGTCTTAATCATCCACAGCCCAGATGATGAGATCATCCCCTTCCATCACGGCCAGGAATTGTTCGCTGCAGCTAATGAACCGAAGAGATTTCTGACCCTTAAAGGGGACCATAATAACGGATACTGGATTTATCAGGAGATTTACCTGGCAGGGATAAAGCAGTTTTTAGTGGAATTTAATTTGATGAATTTCAGAGCAGCGGGCCGCTGA
- a CDS encoding prolipoprotein diacylglyceryl transferase, protein MNTVQCCPQNWGVLPVLFHFGNVLISSYFVFIGLGLMAALASYYLEFRREPQRNAQLLPLVFFAFAGGVIGAKLPMWIINFKAIIAGGFAPELIFPGKTIVGGLIGGTIAVRIAKRQMGIKTRMGNSIAPAIAIGLAVARIGCFLQGCCFGRPTLLPWGVNFGDGIMRHPTQLYESLFMFVLFFLLIRKSRNNPAPGELFDFLMAMYFGFRFFEEFLRASDIVFIGLTGYQLVSLPLASWFGLRLNSSLIFRKGKEESP, encoded by the coding sequence ATGAATACAGTCCAGTGCTGCCCTCAGAACTGGGGAGTTCTGCCTGTACTTTTCCATTTCGGGAATGTTTTGATCAGCAGTTATTTCGTGTTTATCGGCCTGGGCCTCATGGCTGCACTTGCTTCATATTACCTGGAATTCCGGCGGGAACCTCAACGCAATGCCCAACTCTTGCCGCTGGTGTTTTTCGCTTTTGCGGGTGGTGTAATAGGTGCCAAGCTTCCTATGTGGATCATTAATTTTAAAGCGATCATAGCCGGTGGTTTTGCGCCTGAGCTGATTTTTCCCGGTAAAACCATAGTCGGAGGCCTGATCGGCGGCACGATCGCAGTCAGGATCGCTAAAAGGCAAATGGGTATCAAAACCAGGATGGGAAATTCCATTGCTCCTGCGATCGCGATTGGACTGGCTGTTGCCAGGATCGGCTGCTTCCTGCAGGGCTGTTGCTTCGGAAGACCGACACTTCTTCCCTGGGGCGTGAATTTCGGCGATGGAATCATGCGACATCCGACTCAGCTTTATGAGTCGCTTTTCATGTTCGTTCTGTTCTTTTTGCTGATCCGTAAAAGCAGGAACAATCCTGCCCCAGGTGAACTCTTCGACTTTCTGATGGCCATGTATTTCGGTTTCAGGTTTTTCGAGGAATTTTTGCGTGCGAGCGATATCGTCTTTATAGGACTGACAGGATATCAGCTTGTTTCCCTGCCGCTCGCGAGCTGGTTCGGTTTAAGGCTGAACAGCAGCTTGATATTCCGGAAAGGCAAGGAAGAAAGTCCATGA
- a CDS encoding radical SAM protein, whose protein sequence is MQNNLSDTASICPECRKLIPAAYVERAGAVYLDKTCPEHGEFHSLVEEDARFFHRRAEFDKPATESIKQTVKTKGCPHDCGLCDQHDQHTCIAVLEITGECDLSCPVCYAQPLTGGFMALETVGKILDFYQHCESGNAEILQLSGGEPTLHPQLLKIIETAIDKKIKYVMLNTNGYNLAHNKELVKSLAGIGSGFEIYLQFDGLQPGSMQTLRGIDQLSWKIRALDNILESGIPVTLVTTVANGINDDQLGEILNYGISRPGIRGINFQAAAAFSPSSPVNAEQCITISGLAARLEKQTSGLIKINDLVPLPCNVHNHGLTFMVRNERGFQPITRQVDLKPHLDLIENSFYHDATGIMKKMESGLCGNSTVCKCMSFLTDFSTMLPELFKSGTLEQKRNFINHNLFRISLSRFNDLHSFALDAVAKECVHIFTPDLLRIPFSVYNLFHRGGKKAHAE, encoded by the coding sequence ATGCAAAATAATTTATCTGACACAGCGTCAATCTGCCCGGAATGCAGAAAGCTAATTCCCGCTGCTTATGTTGAAAGAGCCGGAGCGGTTTATCTGGATAAAACCTGCCCTGAGCACGGGGAATTCCACAGCCTTGTCGAAGAAGATGCACGTTTTTTTCATCGCAGAGCTGAATTTGACAAGCCTGCCACTGAATCGATCAAGCAGACTGTTAAAACTAAAGGCTGTCCTCATGACTGCGGTCTTTGCGATCAGCATGATCAGCATACCTGCATTGCTGTGCTGGAAATAACCGGGGAGTGCGATTTGTCCTGTCCGGTTTGCTATGCGCAACCTCTCACAGGCGGATTCATGGCCTTGGAAACTGTCGGGAAAATACTGGATTTTTACCAGCACTGCGAGTCAGGGAATGCGGAGATCCTGCAGCTCAGCGGAGGAGAGCCTACGCTTCATCCGCAACTGCTCAAAATCATCGAAACTGCGATTGATAAGAAAATAAAGTATGTGATGCTGAATACAAATGGCTATAACCTGGCTCACAATAAAGAATTGGTTAAAAGCCTGGCCGGAATCGGCTCAGGCTTCGAGATTTATCTGCAGTTTGACGGGCTGCAGCCTGGCTCAATGCAGACACTCAGAGGAATTGATCAGCTTTCCTGGAAAATCAGAGCCTTAGACAACATTCTGGAATCCGGGATTCCTGTGACTCTGGTTACTACTGTTGCCAATGGAATCAATGACGATCAGCTTGGCGAAATCTTGAATTACGGCATTTCCAGGCCAGGCATCAGAGGCATCAATTTCCAGGCTGCAGCAGCTTTCAGTCCAAGCTCTCCAGTCAACGCGGAACAATGCATCACAATCAGCGGCCTGGCTGCCAGGCTTGAAAAACAGACTTCCGGACTCATCAAAATCAATGACCTGGTTCCCCTGCCCTGCAATGTGCATAACCATGGCCTGACTTTCATGGTGCGGAATGAGAGGGGGTTCCAGCCCATTACCCGCCAGGTGGATCTCAAGCCTCACCTGGACCTGATCGAAAATTCCTTTTATCATGACGCTACAGGGATTATGAAAAAAATGGAATCAGGGTTGTGTGGAAATTCAACTGTCTGCAAGTGCATGAGTTTTCTGACTGATTTCAGCACCATGCTGCCTGAACTTTTCAAAAGCGGCACGCTCGAACAAAAGCGGAATTTCATCAACCACAATCTATTCAGAATCAGCCTGAGCAGATTCAATGACCTGCATTCATTTGCCCTGGACGCAGTAGCCAAGGAATGTGTGCATATTTTTACGCCTGATCTGCTGAGGATTCCTTTTTCAGTCTACAACCTGTTCCATCGCGGAGGAAAAAAAGCACATGCCGAATAA